The Pseudomonas sp. HR96 genome contains the following window.
CCAGAGCATTGGTGGCTGCTGTGGCTCGAAGCCCATGCACGCCCAGGCCGGCCACATCGATGCCGGCGACCTTCGCATAGCTGCCGACCATTTTATAGATACCATTGGCGGTCACTCCGGTACCTGTATGGATACCGCGTAGCGGTACGAATAGGGGCGCTTTTGGTTCAAGCAGGTGATGCCCTGAGCACTCCAGATACGCATAGATGCGTTCGGCCGCAATGGGGTGGAGGGGCAGATAACGAAGTTTCCCGCCCTTGCCGTGGATCTGCAGGTGCTTTATGCCGCGACGTTCCAGGATGTTCCCCACCATCAGCAACGCGGCTTCCTCGCGCCGCAGCCCGTGGTACAGCAGCACGGCCAGAATGGCCCGATCGCGCAGGCCCTTGAGCGTCAACAGGTCAGGCGCATCGAGCAGCGCCTTGGCCTGGTGATCACCGAGAGCCGGCGTCTTACCTTCGTTGGTTTCGATCCTGGGTCGCTTCACACCGTGCACCGGGTTGCCGCCAGCGACGGCGTTGAGCTCAAGCAGATGATCGAACAGGCTGGCCAACGCCGCCAATTTGCGCCGGATCGTGGCCCCGGCCAGGCCTCGAGTTTCCAATTGCGCGCGCCAGGCAAGCACGTGCGCGCGGGTGACCGCGCGGAACTCATCGGTGCCGGTGAGCCCGACAAACCCGCAGAAGTCCTCCAGGTCGCCTTGGTACGCTCGCCGAGTGCGCGGGTTGTCGATGTTGGCAAACCACTCGACCGCCGCCGGCACGGCTGCTAGGTGCTGAAATTCCGCAGCGGTTAACCGGCGTTCCTGCTGGGTGATAAGTCCTGTCACGTCAAACCTCTCGCCAGTTATTTCGATGAATCTCGCGACACCGATGCACCACTTGCGCCACCAGCGAATTACGGGGAGTGGCGTGTATCCAAGAATCTTCAAAAGGTGGGAGCGGCCCATCGGTCTCCAGCACCGCATTCAACTCCAACGAAAGCAGGATCAGCGTTTTGAATGCGTTAGGAGCCTGGAGCTGTTCGAGCTGTTTTCTCTGGACATCCATCTCATCTAGATGCGCGTCGCTGCCGTTCCATTCCTTGGATTTGTGATGCACCAAAGCGTTACGTGCCTTGACCAGGCCTTTCAGCCCATTGATAGCGGGGCCATCCGCATTCAGCGATCGACCACAGACCAAGCGTGGGACGACGAGCCATTTACCCACAACATCCAGCTTATCCAGATAATCTTTTGCCAGACGCTCTCCCAGCTGGAGGGTGGCAAATTCGAACGCGGCCGCTTCCAAGGCCATCGCGGAGAAGACGATGGTTTTTATGGCTGCGACGTTTTTTCTAGTTTTCTGGTCGTCGTAGGCTGTCGAATCGCCGGGCCATTCTTGCCTTGGGAGCGGATTGTCTTTCTCGAATAAAAAAGATCCGAATGCCTCCTCCGCGATTTCACAATAGGTGTCCACCATGGAATCGACTAAGACCCAGCTATCGCGGACTTCAAACGGTTTGGTCGTGCCCATGACAGCTCCTCGCCAAAAAGTGGTGATAACGTATTTCTTACGCTGATAAGCAGCGACCGATGCTTGATGCGTCGTAGCTAGCGACGGAGTCGGAGATGCCAGATGGGCCGCTGACATTGAAGGAACGCTTGGGAGTTGGCTCATGGGTATCCATTCAAAGCCGACAATTCCAACCTTAGCGAGTTGGTATCCGTCTGTGAGACTTGCAATCAAACGGCGCTCAATACGAACGTGATCACGTCTGCTTGAAGTCAGGTGGTTCCAGAATAATAGAGTAAGTAGGCAAGGCGTGCGCCCGCGCCCGTTGCAGGGGCCTTGCCGAGTATCATCAAGCTCTACGTAGCAGGCAATGCTGCTCGAAACTCAATCGTGAGGTGGCTAACTTCGTGAACAGGCTTCAACCGATCACGGATGCTATCCGCATTTGTTGTAGAGGCCCCAAGAACACTGACAATTGCAGCATGGGCTTCCGGACCAACACGCCACACGTGCAGGTCGGTAATTTTGGCATCGCCAGGTTGTTCAACTAGTTCGCGAATTTCATCTGCAACATGATCGTCGGTTTGATCCAGCAGAACTCCCGCAGTAGCGCCCATCAGGCTCCAGGCCCACCGTGCGATCACAATTGCACCCACAATACCCATGACTGGATCAAGCCAGACCCATCCGAGGTAGCGGCCAGCAAGCAGCGCAGCGATGGCAAGAACAGACGTCAGGGCATCGGCAATCACATGAATGTACGCTGACCTCAGGTTGTTATCACCGCCGTGAGAACTATGATTGTGATCGTGGCCATGACTGTGACCGTGGCCGAGCAACAAAGCGCTTACTATGTTGACTCCCAGGCCCACAATAGCAATCAGCGTTGCCGTCCCGAATTGGACATCAGTTGGCTGGAGCAGACGAATGAAGGACTCAACACCGATTCCCAGAGATACCAATCCGAGGATAAGCGCTGACGCAAAGCCGCCCAGATCTCCCACCTTGCCGGTACCAAAACTGAAGCGGGTGCTGGATGCATGACGCTTGGCATACGCGTAAGCCGCCGCTGCGATTCCCAACGCACCCGCATGGGTAGCCATATGAAATCCATCGGCTAGCAAAGCCATAGACCCTGTGATGTACCCCGCAGCAATCTCACCGACCATCATCACAACGGTAAGTATTACCACCCAAAGGGTACGTTTTGCATTCTCATCATGTGCCGAGCCGAGATATACGTGCTCGTGCGTAAAGCTGGTGTTGCTGTTCATGAAGTTCGAGCCTGCGTTCATCACTTGGAATAGCGTCGAATGGCTTCGAGAAGCTCTTCGACGCCCTTGGACCGCTCTTCATCGCTCAGCGCCGGATTAGCCACATGCTCCCTGGCGTGATCTTCGATGATTTCGTCCATCAGGCCATTGATAGCCCCGCGCGTGGCGGCCACAAGGTGGAGCGTCTTGGCACAGTCGTGATCTGACTCAAGAGCCCGTTCTACAGCCTGGATCTGGCCTGCAATGCGCTTTACGCGTTTAAGCAGATCGTCTTTGTTTGATGCTACGTGCGTCATAATATACCCCCCTTACCTATACTCATGATTTCATACCCTCCCCCCCTATGCAATTCGGGCTGAATAAATCCTAATTGCCTGTCGTACGCAGCAGGCTTCTCACACAACTGATTGGTCCATACGTATCAAGCGCACTCAGACCTTTCGCAGAATGAGTTACATCTGTATATTCGGATATACGAATATACAGATTGAACATCCCATGTACCTTTCCCCGGTAACCCTTTTCAAATGCTTAGGCGACGAGACACGAACCCGCCTCATGCTCATGCTGGCTGCGCAGGGTGAGCTATGCGTGTGCGAACTTATCTGGGCACTTGACGACAACCAACCCAAGGTTTCCCGTCACCTGGCCCAGTTGCGTACCTGCGGGCTGCTGGAGGATCGCCGGCAAGGACAATGGATCTACTACCGCCTTCACCCCCAATTGCCGGTCTGGGTCCTGGACGTGCTCCAGGTAACCCTCAAAGCCAATCATGCCTGGGTTGATCAAGATTCCAATCGGCTCGAATCCATGCAGGACCGTCCTGTTCGCCAAGCTGCTTGCTGCTGACCTTCTGACGAGAGTTTCGTGATGCTTACTGCGGCTGCAATTTTTGTATTCACATTGGTACTGGTGATCTGGCAGCCCAAGGGCTTGGGCGTCGGTTGGAGCGCAGCGGCAGGAGCCATTCTTGCTCTACTAACTGGCGTTGTCAGCCTGAGTGACGTACCTACCGTATGGCAAATTGTATGGAACGCCACCGCTACCTTTATTGCCGTCATCATTATTAGCCTGTTGCTCGATGAAGCCGGCTTTTTCGAATGGGCTGCGCTTCATGTGGCGCGCTGGGGAAAGGGAAGTGGAGGACGATTATTTGCGCTAATGATCCTCTTAGGTGCTGCCGTTTCGGCTCTATTTGCCAATGACGGCGCAGCGTTGATCCTAACGCCTATCGTAATTGCCATGCTGAACGCTTTGCGCTTTAGCCCTGCCTCTACTCTAGCGTTCGTCATGGCTGCAGGTTTCATCGCAGACACTGCGAGCTTGCCCCTGGTGGTCTCCAACCTGGTCAACATCGTCTCTGCTGACTTCTTCAACGTAGGCTTCGGGGAGTACGCCTCGATCATGTGGCCGGTGAACCTGGTCAGCGTGGCAGCCACGTTGTTGATGCTTTGGCTGTTCTACAAAAAAGACATTCCCGCACGGTACGTGCCTGAGCAGCTGGACGTGCCCAGGCGCGCCATTCGCGACCGTGCGACCTTTATTGCGGGCTGGTGGGTACTGGTGCTACTGCTGGTGGGCTTGTTCGCCTTAGAGCCGCTGGGGATACCCATCAGCGCTGTGGCAGCGGCGTGCGCGCTTATCCTCCTGATCGTCGCTGGCAGGGGCCACGTCATCTCGACCCGAAACGTGATCAAGCATGCCCCGTGGCAGGTCGTGGTCTTCTCCTTGGGAATGTATCTGGTCGTGTATGGGTTGCGTAACGCCGGCCTGACAGATGCCTTTACCGCGTTACTCAATGCGCTGGCTGAGCAAGGCCTGTGGGCAGCTACCCTGGGTACTGGCCTAGCCGCCGCCCTGCTGTCCTCAGTCATGAACAACATGCCTAGTGTTCTGATCGGAGCCCTTTCTATTCAGGGTAGCAATGCCTCGGGCATCGTCCACCAGGGCATGGTGTACGCCAATGTCATTGGCTGTGATCTGGGCCCAAAAATTACCCCTATTGGTAGCCTGGCTACCCTGCTGTGGCTGCATGTCCTTGCACAGAAAGACATCCGCATTACCTGGGGTTATTACTTCAAGGTCGGCAGCCTCCTGACCCTTCCCATCCTGCTCGTCACCTTGGCCGCATTGGCCCTGCGGCTGAGTCTTCACGCTTAGGATCAATGATGAAAGTTCTATTTATGTGTACCGCCAATAGCTGCCGGAGCGTGCTCTCTGAAGGCTTGTTCAACCACCTTGCGCCTTATGGAATGGTGGGGATCAGCTCTGGCAGCTTTCCCAGCGGAAGTTTGAACCCCCGCGCAGTGAGTACCTTGCAAGGTCTAGGCGTGGATACTTCGACGCTCTACAGCAAGGGATCGGAGAGTTTCCAGGACAACCCGCCTGATATTGTCATCACCGTCTGCGACAAGGCCGGAGGCGAGCCATGCCCGGTATACTTCGGACCCGCCATCAAAAGCCACTGGGGCCTGTCCGACCCCTCGGACGTCGAGGGCAGCGATGAGGAGGTCCAGGCCGCGTTTGACGCCACCGTGGCGCATATTCGCCGGCGTTTCGAAGCCTTCTTCGCACTTGACTTCAACGCGCTCGACTCCACGGAGCTGAAACGTGCCCTTGATCAGATAGGTGCACTGTGATGAACGATTCGGTGAAGACCGATCCGAGCGATTTTCCGAGCCTGGATGTATCGCTATTGAACATTCCTACCCAGGATCAACTCGCCCAGGGCGAGCCAGCGACACACAGGCCAAGAATCCTGCTGCTCTACGGGTCCACTCGGGAGCGCTCCTTCAGCAGACTGCTGACCCAGGAAGCGGCCCGCATCCTGGAGCTTATGGGGGCAGAGACCGCGATCTTCGATCCGTCAGGTCTACCCCTGCCCGATGACGCACCGGTGGAGCATCCCAAGGTGCAGGAGCTAAGGAGCCTGGTGATGTGGTCGGAAGGCCAGGTGTGGTGTTCTCCTGAACGCCATGGCTCAATGTCTGCGGTGTTCAAGGCTCAGATTGATTGGATTCCCCTGGCACTGGGCGCGGTACGCCCTTCACAAGGCAAGACCCTGGCGGTGATGCAGGTCTGCGGAGGCTCGCAATCGTTCAACACGGTCAACCAGCTGCGGGTGTTAGGCCGCTGGATGCGCATGGTCACGATCCCCAACCAATCCTCCGTACCCAAAGCCTTTCTGGAGTTCGATGAGGCTGGCCGCATGAAGCCTTCCAGCTACTACGACCGTGTGGTGGATGTCATGGAGGAATTGATGAAATTCACCCTGCTGATTCGCGGCCGTGAGGAGTACCTGGTAAATCGCTACTCCGAGCGTAAGGAGAGCGCCGAAGCGCTTTCCCAGCGTGTGAATCAGCGGTCCATTTAAGCGGGCTGTTAAACCACAAGGAGGTTGAAATGAGCATCAGCAGCATGGTCAGGACCGCGGCCCGTACGGATGCCGCTGCCATCCAGGGTATCTATGCCCCGATGGTGGAGCGAACCGCGATTTCCTTTGAGCTGGAACCGCCGACCGTTCAAGAGATGGCGGAGCGCATCGAATCAACCCTGTTCAAATACCCGTACCTGGTTGCGGAGCGTGGGGGTCAAGTGGTGGGCTATGCCTACGCCAGCCAGCACAGGGCCAGAGAAGCTTACCAATGGTCAGTGGACGTGACCGTGTATGTGGCTCCCCAAGCGCATCGTAGCGGAATCGCCCGCGCGCTGTACTCACGCCTGATTCCGATCCTGGAACGCCAGGGACTTCACACCGCTTATGCCGGTATCGCGCTCCCAAACGCGGGAAGCGTAGGGCTACATGAAGCGCTAGGTTTCGAACACCTGGGCACCTATACCGAAGTCGGCTTCAAGCATGGCAAATGGCAAGACGTCGGGTACTGGCGCAAGCGCTTGAACAGTGCAACACCCCCAGGGCCGATTGTTCCGTTTAGCCAGCTTATCGAGGCAAGGCAGGCTGGAAATCACTTCATTTTATAGAGTGGCCGCACATGAAACTCATAAGCCTAACTACCGCTGGACGGCGCACTGTCGCAGCCATCGCGCTGGCTGTCGCGTCAGTGGCACAAGCCGCTCCTGCGCACGTGATCGACGTTTACCGGGACCCCAATTGCGGATGCTGTTCCAAGTGGATTGCTTACCTGCGGGACAATGGCTTCACGGTCAATGACCATCTGGAAGAAAACATGAGCCCGGTGAAGGCCAAGCTGGGTGTGCCTGAGAAATTGATGTCATGTCACACCGGTGTGGTGAACGGCAAGTTCATCGAGGGGCATGTCCCGGTGCAACAGATCGCTGAGCTTGAACGCCGGACCGACCTGGTCGGCGTGGCGGCACCTGGCATGCCTATGGGCTCACCAGGTATGGAAACAGGGCACAAAAGCGCTTATCAGGTCATCGGACTGAAAAAGACCGGCGAGCAGGAGGTGGTGGCTGACTACCTGTCGCAGTGACTCTTCTCCATACCCACTGAGCTTGTGCTGGCTTAGTGGGACGACAGCTGCGCCTATAGCTGATGTGAGGGTACCGGCCGATTTAGCGAAAAAGTTATTCGCTTGATCCGGTACTGCTTTGCAGCAAGTGGTCTTCATAGAGCTAACAAAGCAATGGTAGATAGCCTTTGCCTTCCCTTACAAAAATGTAATGAAACTTGAGAAACTCGCAGCGCATGGATCAGTCGGACTTACTGCGTCTTCGAAAAGAAGGCATCGAGTCCAAAGTGTAAATCGACCGTCAACCCCGGAGATTACCTCATGAACAGTGGATATGATGACTACATTTTAGAGTGCCTACGCTGTGCGATGGCATGTGAAAGCTGTGCTTCGGCCTGCTTGCAAGAGCACGATGTTCAAATGATGGCGAAATGCATAAAGCTGGATAGGGATTGTGCAGATTTGTGCAGACTCGCGGCGACCTTGATGGCTCGCCAAAGTCCTCTGGCCAAAGAATTTTGCGTCCTGTGCGCAAAAGCGTGCACAGCCTGCGCAGACGAGTGCGGCCACCACGAGGCCGATCACTGCCAGCATTGCGCTCAGGCTTGCCATGCCTGTGCTCAGGCCTGTGAGGCGGTGGCAGCCTAAGTCAACTTCTGGCCAGGAAGGCAGAGTACAAGCCGCTGCGAGGCTGTATGATCTTGATATTGCCCTAGCGAAGTCATGAATGGTGACAGCGCACAAACGTTAGGGTAAAGGCTGTTCGGCAGCTAGTTGACGTGCACGAGATAGTGCCGCCATGTGCTTGCATCAAGGACCGGGCAATCGCTAGACCCAGCCCCGCATTCCCGGCGCCTTCTCGCCGCGCCGGGTCCACTCGGTAGAACCGATCAAAGATGCGGTCCAGGTGCTGCGGGGCTATTTCGGGGCCAGGGTTTTCCACCCGAAGCTCTACCCGTCCGCCATGGTCGTGGATACTGACCTCAATCGTCGCCCCGGACGGCGTGTAGCGCAGGGCATTGGACAACAGATTCGACACGACACGGTCGATCATCACGCTGTCCGCGAAGATCGAGGCGTTGCCTGATGCTTGGAGCTGAATCCCCTTGTCCTCGGCCAGAAACTCGTAATAGCCGAACAGCTTGCTGACGACTGTTCTCAGATCCAGTTCAGCAGACTCCGGCACGATTAGCCCGTTATCGGACTTGGCCAGGAACAGCATCGCGTCGATGATTTCCGAAAGACGATTGAGCTCTTCCAGGTTGGAACTCAAATTCTCTTCGTACACCTCGGGCGCACGCTTTTTGGCCAGGATAACTTCGGTGTGGGTCCGCAGGTTGCTGATCGGTGTACGGAGCTCGTGCGCAATGTCAGCAGAGAAATTCGATAGGCGCACAAAGGAATCGTCCAGGCGGCCAAGCATTGAGTTGAACGCGGTGATGAGCTCACGCAACTCATCCGGCACCGGCTCCAAGGGAATCCGCTCCTTCAGCGAGCCTGCAGACATCGACGCAGCGGTCTGGGTCACCCTGGCTACCGGGCGCAGTCCGTTCTTGGCGACCAGCCACCCTAGGGCAGCGCTCAACACCGTACTGGCCAATAGAACGCCCCAGAACCAGCGTTCGAGCATGGCAAAGAAGTGCATATGCGTGGTCACATCCAGGACAAGCCAGGCGGTCAGCGGTGGGCTGGCAGTGGGTAGCGATATCGAGGCGGTCAGGGCCCTGAACATGCGGCCTTCGTTCTCCCACTCCCAGACGCCATCGCGCTGGGTGGCCTGCGCGAGCGACGGCGCCGCTGATTGGGGAGGTTCTGCAAAAAAAGGCGTCCCATCGGTCTTCAGAAATACAGCACTGAGATCGGGATGTGCCCCCAGGAGGGTGTGCCAGCGCGCCTTGAGCAGTTCCGGGTTTGCGCCTGATTCCTTCGCGATCTGGTTAATCGCTTCCAGCTTTTCTCCCAGCGCCTGCGCATCCAGGGCGCGAAAGTGGTGACGGCTCAGCTCGTTGAAGGCAACGCCCACGATCATGAGGACGACGGCGACCGCGACCACAAACAAAAGGCTCAAGCGCAGGGTGAGTGAGCCAGGCTTCATCCTTCGTCCTGCGCGTCTAGCATGTAACCCATCCCCCGGCAGGTATGCAGCAGTTTTGCCTCGAAGTCATCGTCAATCTTGGCCCTCAACCGCCGTATCGCCACCTCGATAACATTTGTGTCGCTGTCGAAATTCATGTCCCAGACCTGGGAAGCTATCAGCGATTTGGACAACACCTCACCTTGCCGGCGCATCAGTAACTCCAGCAGTGCGAACTCTTTGGCCGTAAGGTCGATTCGCTTGCCGCCCCGAGTCGCCCGACGCTTGAGCAAATCCACCTGAAGGTCTCCGATTTGCAGGCTTGTTTGAACCGGCAGGCTGCTGCTGCCGCGCCGTAGCAGTGTTCGCACCCGTGCCAGCAGTTCTGAAAAAGCAAATGGCTTAACCAGGTAATCATCGGCGCCCAGCTCCAGGCCCTTGACCCGGTCGTCTACCCCGTCGCGTGCGGTCAGAAACAGCACCGGTACGGACTGGCCAGCGGTGCGAAGGCGTCTGATGACTTCCCAGCCATCCAGGCCCGGCATCATCACGTCAAGAATCAACAGGTCATAGGCTTCATTGAGCGCCTGGTCAACGGCATCTGTGCCTGTGACCACGCGGTCCACATTGAAGCCGGCCTCCCGCAGGCCTTGCTGCAGATAGATTCCAGTCTTCGGTTCGTCTTCGGCTACCAACAGTTTCATGACAGCGATCTCATTTGCAGATGGGTTTAGTCTGCCAACAAACCGATAGGTGTGGTGCCACCTTACACAAATGTAATCGGCCAATCAGGTGCACGTCAGCTGCCAAGGGCTAGTCTGGGCTCAGCTCTCTTCAAAGACCTCCGCTCCTTGGTCTCCGGCGCCTGTCCAGGCGCCGTTTCTTTTGCAAAGAACCGTCTTAGGAAAGCCTGAACCTAAGGGAAGGACAGGAATCAGGCAAGCTCAGCGGGATAGCCTTTTTCCTGAATTGCTTCGAGCAGGGCCTGCGCTGGCTGGCGGCTTTGAACCTGTACGGTACGGCTTTCCAAGTCCACATCGACCGTGGCCTCACTGTCCAAAGCCGTGACCGCTGCGGTGATCGATTTGACACAATGACCGCAATTCATGCCTTGCACGTTGAACTGATACATAGCGTGTCTCCAAATCATGGGGGGCAGCGCTACTTTCAACGTTGACATGAGGTCAAGGTCAAGCCTCTTCTGTTCTTAAGCGTTAGGCGCGGTTGGAGGTTGACCTTTACATGAGGTCAAGGTTGATCCTCTACTCATTGATAGCGAGGAATCCGCCATGGCTGAATTTAATCTACCTATCCAAGGGATGACCTGCGCCGCGTGTGCCGGTCGCGTGGAGCGTGCGCTGAAGAAAGTGGCCGGCGTACAGGAAGCCAGTGTGAATCTGGCCAACGAGCAAGCCCGAATTGAAGCGCCGCAGGACGCCATGCCGGCTTTACGTGAGGCGATTACCCGCGCCGGCTACGGGGTCCCGGACGAAACCCTCGTATTGAGCATCACCGGCATGACCTGTGCCAGTTGCGTTAACCGTGTCGAACGGGCCTTGCGCAAAGTGCCCGGCGTGGGCGAGGTCAGCGTCAATCTGGCCACCGAACAGGCCCATGTCACTGCCATAGCAGGCACGTCTGTGCAGGCCTTGATCGCCGCCGTAAGGAACGCGGGCTACCAGGCTCAACCTCCCACTACCAAGGTCCCAGCCGCTGAAAATACTCGACTCACACAGGAGCGCTGGGCGTTGATCGCAGCCTTGCTGCTGGCCGCTCCGCTCGTGCTGCCCATGCTGCTGCAACCGTTAGGCATTCACATCATGTTGCCGGTGTGGCTTCAGTTCGCTTTGGCCACACCGGTGCAATTCCTGCTCGGTGCCCGTTTTTACCGCGCAGCCTGGAAAGCGCTACGGGCCCGCACTGGCAATATGGATTTACTCGTCGCCCTGGGGACCAGCGCTGCTTATGGCTTGAGCGTCTACCAAGCCGTGACCGCTGTGCCCGGCCAGTTCCCCCACCTTTATCTAGAAGCTGCAGCTGTCGTGATTGGCCTGGTCCGTCTGGGCAAATACCTTGAAAGCCGAGCTAAGCGGCAGACCGGTGAAGCCATACGTGCGCTTCAGGGGTTGAGGCCCGAGCGCGCCCTACGTCTGGAAGCTGATGGCCGTGAGCAGGAGGTTGCGGTGGCTGACTTACGCCTGAAAGAACGTGTACGGGTCAGGCCCGGCGAGCGCATCCCGGTGGACGGCCTCATTGAGACAGGCGACAGCTATGCGGACGAAGCCCTGATCAGTGGCGAGAGCCGACCGGTGGCCAAACAAGCCGGCGACAAGGTCATTGGTGGCTCCATCAACGGTGAAGGCACGCTGATCGTTCAGGTCACAGCCCTTGGGGGAGAGAGCGTACTGGCGCGGATCATTCGTCTGGTTGAAGACGCGCAGGCGGCCAAGGCACCCATCCAACGCCTGGTGGACAAGGTCAGCGAAATTTTCGTGCCGGTGGTGCTCGGCATTGCCCTGTTAGCGCTTGTGGGCTGGCTGCTGGCAGGGAGCGGCTGGGAGACGGCGCTGATCAACGCGGTAGCCGTACTGGTCATTGCCTGCCCTTGTGCCTTGGGCTTGGCCACTCCAACTGCAATCATGGCAGGCACCGGCGTTGCGGCACGTCACGGCATCCTGATCAAGGATGCACAAACTCTGGAAGTCGCCCATGCCGTGCAAGCGGTGGCCTTTGACAAAACCGGTACCCTGACCTCAGGGGAGCCCCATCTGGTGCATATAGCGGTAGCTTCGATCCCCGAAGCGGAAGCCTTGGCGCTGGCGGGCCGCTTGCAACGAGGTAGTGAACATCCCCTGGGTCGTGCTGTTCTGGCGGCCTGTAGTGAACGCGGCCTTGATACCCCAATGGCTGACAGCGTCCGTGCGCTGCCTGGTCGTGGCGTCCAAGGCTCTGTCGAAGGCCGGCAGCTTGCCTTGGGCAATGGCCGATGGCTTGAAGAGCTAGGGCTCGAGCCAGGCGCGTTAGCTGAACACGCTCAGCAATGG
Protein-coding sequences here:
- a CDS encoding heavy metal translocating P-type ATPase, which translates into the protein MAEFNLPIQGMTCAACAGRVERALKKVAGVQEASVNLANEQARIEAPQDAMPALREAITRAGYGVPDETLVLSITGMTCASCVNRVERALRKVPGVGEVSVNLATEQAHVTAIAGTSVQALIAAVRNAGYQAQPPTTKVPAAENTRLTQERWALIAALLLAAPLVLPMLLQPLGIHIMLPVWLQFALATPVQFLLGARFYRAAWKALRARTGNMDLLVALGTSAAYGLSVYQAVTAVPGQFPHLYLEAAAVVIGLVRLGKYLESRAKRQTGEAIRALQGLRPERALRLEADGREQEVAVADLRLKERVRVRPGERIPVDGLIETGDSYADEALISGESRPVAKQAGDKVIGGSINGEGTLIVQVTALGGESVLARIIRLVEDAQAAKAPIQRLVDKVSEIFVPVVLGIALLALVGWLLAGSGWETALINAVAVLVIACPCALGLATPTAIMAGTGVAARHGILIKDAQTLEVAHAVQAVAFDKTGTLTSGEPHLVHIAVASIPEAEALALAGRLQRGSEHPLGRAVLAACSERGLDTPMADSVRALPGRGVQGSVEGRQLALGNGRWLEELGLEPGALAEHAQQWDAEGRTLSWLIELGAAPRVLALLAFGDALKSGAQQAVAALAARQISSHLITGDTWSSARQVAAQTGIENIHAQVLPAEKAAVVAGLKAKGTRVAMVGDGINDAPALAAADVGIAMGSGTDVAMHAAGITLLRSDPRLVPAALDIARCTYRKIRQNLFWAFVYNVIGIPLAAFGLLDPVFAGAAMAFSSVSVVSNALLLKRWQPALEDTP
- a CDS encoding heavy-metal-associated domain-containing protein, with translation MYQFNVQGMNCGHCVKSITAAVTALDSEATVDVDLESRTVQVQSRQPAQALLEAIQEKGYPAELA